TACCCCCATGGATCCGAGGCAGCACGTGTGTAATCTCCACACATTCCATGTCTGTGATCAATGGCCAGTGCCAATGGCCCTCACAGATAACTGAGCTTAACATGGTAGACTCATGCAATCCCAGACTGTTTGGTCCCCGTAGAAATCTGTCAAGGAGGGGTCCAAGGTGATGCCAGGGATCCTtccataagaaaaaatcacttcCATCACCAATACGATATTCCACCACTGAGCGTAACCAGCCTCTCAACCTCAAcatttttctccatccccatggTCCACGATTCTCCGGGATAGACCATATCGAATCATCTCGAAGTCTGCCATGCCGCAGCCACTCGACCCAGATAGAAGTCCTATCACATCGGATGACTTCACATAGCTTTTTGCACATCAATGCTCGATTAAGAGTTCCCATATCCTTAAGGccaagtcctccctcctccttcggTTTGCAAATCTCTTTCCATGCAACTTTAGGGTATCCACTATTTTCGGTACCTCTCCATAAGAAAGCTCGCAATCGCTTCTCAATATCTTTAATGACcccttttggcaaaataaatgccGAAGCCCAATAAACACCCATAGACGGAAGAACAGacttaatgatttgtaccctACCGGCATATGACAGTGCCAATCCCTCCAAACCATTGATACGTGTATCGATCTTACTCAGTAATGGTTGGCAGTCGGCGATAGATAATCGAGAAGAGATCAATGGTAgacccaaatacctcatcggtaagtGGCCTTCCTGAAACCCCAACACTGCAAGTAGCTCCTCTCGTACATTCTGGGCTGATcgttgtgtggtaaatttcctaagcgtaataatactacaagttagtgtaaaagggaaacaaacttgttttaataataccgtgcaaaacagctaatatttgaacgttatcagaattcaaagaaacttgacccaatcccaggtctagacccaagcatttttattggaaaatttccaagcgtaataataactacaagttagtataaaaagaaaaaaaaaaacttgtttcaataaaaccgtccaaaacagctaacttttgaacattctcaaaattcgacgaaacttgacccaatcgttggtctagaccctagaatatctgtggtaaatttgctaagcgtaataataaccacaagttagtataaaaggaaaacaaacttgctttaataaaaccgtgcaaaacagctaaattttgagcattctcagaattcgactaaacttgatccaaaagtaggtctagacccaagaatttgtgtgttaaatttcctaagtgtaataataactacaagttaatataaaagggaaacaaacttgttttaataatttggtcTAAGAATTTGGTCTAAAAATGGataacaaaaattctctcactaaaaattctctctcttctctcacacacactagcacactACAATTCTCACACACTCATAACCCTTCCCCCATGGACGATGCCGGCGAGGTGGAAGATGATGGTGATACGTCGGCTGATGGGGACGACGGTGGACTGACCGGCCGGAGTGGGACCGGTCAAAGGAGGCGATTTTCCGGCATGGAAGACAAAGAGACGGGTACGGGTTTTTTGGCCGGAAAACATAGTTTTTCGGTGACTACAGGGTCGACTAGCGATGGGGGAGTGAATGGTGATGATTTTATGGCGTTTGGAAGTGATTTGAGGCCTGAAATGGTGGAGGAGATGCAACAGCCATTTTTAGGGTTTCGAGAAGATGAAGGGACGCGCAACCAAAAATCACTGGAAACTCGCGATTTTTCGGCCGATGATGGCATCCACGTCTCTATGGAGAAGGTAGCAAGGATCCTGAACGAAAAAGGTGAGAACTTGACCTCTGAATCGCCTTCTTTAAACGCGCCGCCAAAACTAGGGTTTTCCTCCATTAATGGCGGACGCGAGATGGAACCGTTTAACCTCAACGAATTCTTGCGGTTGGCTCACGCTGTGATTGATCATGGAGACGAGAAGACTGTTGATGCCCTTAGAgatctgaaaaataaatggacTTTGCGATTTAAAAGGATGCCGTCGTCCCGATCGACGGCGAAGTTGCAGGAAACCGCACCACCACGAGTGGGTGGTCTTCGCAAGGCTTGGAGGTGCCTAATACCATCGGAAACAAGCAGTAGACCATCGGAATCTGGAGGGATAAGGACTGAAGCAGATCTGCGAACAAGAGCGCCTGGTTTCTCCGCTGGTTGTGCTACGGTTTTGCGGCCGCCGGCGACTGACGAGGAAGACGACCGGCGAGTTCAAGTGACTGTTGGTATTTCGCATGACATGGCGAATGACATGGCAGATAATGATGTGGTGAATGACATGGCAGATACTGTGGCAGATGATGTGGCGCATGATAGAGATGATGATGTCATTGATGATGCAGACATGACCTATGAtgctgacatcactgctgaggCAAGCATGACCTATACtgctgacatcactgctgatgCAATGACAACATCAGCTGCTGAtgtcatggatgacatcattctgcacaagaagacaaaaaatCTGCATTCTAAACTTAATTCTTGCACTCCTATGGAATTGTACGTCGGAAACATACCGTTGCATGCATGTTCGGAAACGATTATCGATGATAAAATAGCTCATGCATTTCATAAATCAACGCGCAAGACCTTATCTTATGTGGCTCCAACGGtacaaaatggagaggttATAGTGCGCCCAACATTGGATATTATACGAAATGGATCTAAACGATGGAGGGCTACCGCGGTGGGGTATTTCCTAGGAAAAAGGccgtattttcatcatttaaaAGAGTTTGCAATGTCTGTATGGCCGGGCTTGAAGGAGGTCACTGGTACTaataatggattttttttcctccaattcaAATCAGTAGCTGCTATGGAAGATGTAATTGAAGGAGGGCCGTGGCTATTCCAGGGGCAGCCTATTGTTCTACAAAAATGGAAACCAGGGATGGTATTAAGAAAACTACAGCATACACAGGTTCCTGTGTGGATAAAGCTTCGACACCTTCCAGTCGAGTTTTGGACAGAGGAAGGCCTTAGTACGGTGtccagtggagtgggtaaaccactttacccggatgcaattacgagagcatgcacgagactggacttcgctcgtgtatgcgtaatgTTGGATGTGACCTCAAATTTACCGAAGCACATTATAATAATGACACCGGATGAGGACGGAGGAGAATCACCTTGTAAAGTAgatgttgagtacgaatggctacCCCAGAAGTGCAACAGTTGTATGACATTGGGACACTCTGTCAAAGAGTGTGTTCTCAACAAACCAAAACAAGCTAAACCACCGATTACTGTATATGTACCGAAAGTGGGAACGCCGCAAGAGCCCGAACGGAGTAAAAACAATCCTAACGAGGATGGTGATACTAATTCTATATCGACCCGGCCACCACAAGTGCCTGATCGGAACAAGAGCAGACCACCACCAGCTCCAGTAGTAGAAAAGCAAAGAGAGGGACGAGAGTACCCTAGGGATGCAACTGGGCCAAGTCGTGAGGAGAGGGGTAAGGCGCTTGttttatataatacttttgatgcacttCACCTATTGGATGATACAGATGAGTCGTCTTGGGGTCCTAAGCATAGTAGCCCCATGCCtaatgatccatgttgaatgcagcaatatggaatgttcgtggcctgaacaaaagagATCATCAGCTAGCAGTCAAagacatcgttgctgagttCTGGTTACAATTCCTcggtctccttgaaactcgtgttcgtatcAATAATGTATCTCATATTCAGGCTTTTTTActacctcaatggaaatggtttgtggattatggatcGTCTGGAAATCGGGTTTGGATAGcgtgggatgaaaattttattgatgttgatgtggttgaatgtggcACATAGTTTATTCACTGTCATGTTCATATACATGCACTTCATGAATCCATTGCTATTACTGTTATTTATGGGGCAAATGAGCTAGTAGAGAGGAGGGCATTATGGAGTTCCATGGAGACTATTGCTATACAGTGTACCGATATCCCGTGGCTtgttggaggggatttcaatacAGTGCGCGACCTTAGTGAAATATGTGGTGTATCAGGAGATATTCGAATGGCCATGGAAGACTTGAACACTTGCATCCAGAATACAGGATTAttaccattacccatgcagggagaatggtacacatggcacaattgTAGTGCCGGGCCACGAAACCTCTGGAAAAGACTGGATCGCATGCTGatcaatgatagatggatggctcagTTCCCGACATCATATTATTCTTCTCTCACAGCAcgcacttcagaccactcTCCAATGGTGTTATGCGGGGATAGACAACAACAActtggaggtatgtttcgattcgataattacctcGCCCTATCTCCAGAATTTACTCCCAGTGTACAGCAGGTCtggcaacataacattataGGGACACCTATGTATGCCGTAACAAGGAAACTCAAAACACTAAACCGGTTtagagagcaaaggaggaaaaagggggacttatcacacaatgtccaactggcaaaagggtttcttgagatggcgcaAGTACTTGTTACCTCAAACAGGCAGGATGAACTTTTCCTACAATTGGAACACTGCTGCCGGGTAGTACTAGCTAAAGCAGCTAAACTTGAACAGATTATGCTTCAACAGAGataaaaaatgcagtggatgaaggggggtgaccagtgctcccgggtattctttcgtaagattgctcaaaggagaNNNNNNNNNNNNNNNNNNNNNNNNNNNNNNNNNNNNNNNNNNNNNNNNNNNNNNNNNNNNNNNNNNNNNNNNNNNNNNNNNNNNNNNNNNNNNNNNNNNNNNNNNNNNNNNNNNNNNNNNNNNNNNNNNNNNNNNNNNNNNNNNNNNNNNNNNNNNNNNNNNNNNNNNNNNNNNNNNNNNNNNNNNNNNNNNNNNNNNNNNNNNNNNNNNNNNNNNNNNNNNNNNNNNNNNNNNNNNNNNNNNGAAGATAAGGCACCTGGGCCGgacgggtattcatcgggcttcttcaaagctgcatggcctatagtaGGGCAGGAGGTGTCTTCGGCagtattggatttctttaatacgaGCCGAATTCTGAaacagataaatactacacttttgacgctcataccaaaggtacattcccctatgaatgttggtgatttccgtcctatatcttgctgcaatgtactgtacaagattattgccaaactCCTTGTCCAACGATTGAGTGGGATACTAgacaaacttattagtccgtgccaagcggcgtttgtgcccggacgaagcataggagacaatattatgttggctgtttacgggatataaccagacccatctaccaccccggtgtgctctaaaagtggacattcggaaggcatatgatacggtggagtggg
This genomic interval from Sesamum indicum cultivar Zhongzhi No. 13 unplaced genomic scaffold, S_indicum_v1.0 scaffold00430, whole genome shotgun sequence contains the following:
- the LOC110011469 gene encoding uncharacterized protein LOC110011469, coding for MGVYWASAFILPKGVIKDIEKRLRAFLWRGTENSGYPKVAWKEICKPKEEGGLGLKDMGTLNRALMCKKLCEVIRCDRTSIWVEWLRHGRLRDDSIWSIPENRGPWGWRKMLRLRGWLRSVVEYRIGDGSDFFLWKDPWHHLGPLLDRFLRGPNSLGLHESTMLSSVICEGHWHWPLITDMECVEITHVLPRIHGGTDRIIWKGSSGKPTT